CGATGCTGGCAAGCTCTCCAGCCCTTCTCATGAGATCCTCCTCCTGAGGGTCCTTTATCTTTCTCATCTCCCAGATTATATTGGATGTGTGAATAAACTCGCTCTCTTTACACCTTTCATTTAATCCTTTATATAATTCGATCGGCAAATCATCGAACCCAATTACTCTAGGGTTGATATTTTTTAACTCACTTTCAATTATTTCCAAAACTTGATCTCTCTTATATGAATATACTCTGCATCCCTTTGCTTGTTCCAAAGATATTGTATAATCAACTTTAGGTGTTAATAAAAGAGGTTCAACATCAAGATTTACTAGAAGAAAAGTTCCACCCGTAGTTCCCAAATAATAGTAGATGCTCGATTTTTGAGATATTATGTAGGCATCGATTCTCTCCCTCTTCATCAACTCAACGAGCCTTCTCAGCCTCATAACCATCTATACCCCCTCTGATGGCATAGATTTATTTAAATTTTTGAAGGAGGGAGAGGTAACTTCGCCGTACCAAAGGGAAGCCGTAATCCCAATATAATACTCAGTAATACGAAGATCTTGCAGCTGTCCGCGAACATCAGGCTTGAATTGTTTAAAGGATTATAGAAAGGCCGCGCGTTGGTCTCGAATATGTTAACCCTCCATGGGGATAATTGAGACTATCTAAAGGCGAGGGGAAGGGGTTGACCTATCTAACGAAGATCGTGCTGAGGAACTTCAAGTCCTTCGGCGGAGTCACTAGGCTGAACCTGGAGAGGGGCTTTAACGTCATAACCGGTCCAAACGGCAGTGGAAAGAGTAACATAATAGACGCGGTCCAGTTCGTCCTAGGGGAGTTGGCCTCTAGGAGGATGAGGGCCTCCGATCTCACAGAGTTGATATACGACGGCGGTGGGGGCCAGAGGGCCACGGCTGCCCAGGTCAGCATGACCCTAGACAACTCGGATCGAAGCATCCCGATCGATAAGCCATTGGTAACCGTCGGGAGGAGCATAGACAGGAGAGGGAACAGCAAATATTTCCTAAACGGGAAGAGGACCTCTAGGAGGGTTCTGCTAGATATCCTAGGGATGGCCGGCATAAGCCCGGGCGGATATAACATCGTCCTACAGGGGGCGGCAACTAGGCTGAGCGACCTCACCCCCCAGGAGAGGATGTCATCCCTAAAGGAGCTCATAGGGATATCAGTATATGAGGAGAAGAAGGCGGAGGCGGAGAGGAGGCTCTCGGAGGCGGAGCGTAAGATAGAGGTGGCCTCTGCTAGGGTTGATGAGGTCAGGAAGCGGGTTGTGGAGCTTGAGGGGCAGAGAAATGACGCTGTAAGGTACAGGCTCCTAGTGGAGGAGGAGAGGGAGCTCTCGGCGATAAAGCTCTCCATGAGGCTGTGCAGCCTCGAGGAGAGGATCGGGGAGGTCAGGAAGAGGCTCGAGGGGATAGAGGCAGAGCTTGGCGCCATTGAGGAGACAAGGGAAGGGCTGATTCTGGAGAGGGAGAAGGCCCTCTCCGGCTGGGAAGAGCTGAACAGGGTTGATTGGGAGGACGAGGGCTTGGAGGCCCTGAGATCCGATTTCCTGGAGAAGAGTTCCCAGAAGGCGAAGATCGAGGCTAGAATTAAGGAGATCGATTCGAAGAAGCAAGGCCTCCAAGCATTAATAGAAGAGAAGAGCGTGGAACTAGAAAAGCTTAGACTTGAAATTAAGGAAAAAAATGAAGATTTTCAAAGACTTATTCAAATTGAAAACCAGATGGGTTTGGACATTTTGGAAAAAGAAGATAGATTGAAAACAATGGAAGAAGAAATTAGAAAAATGAAAGAGGATTTAGATAGGTCTCAGAAAAACGTTGAATCTCTGTCGGAATCTATGGTGGCAAAGCAGGAGGTTCTTAAAGGGCTAGAAATTGAGTTGGAGAAAAAATTGTATAATTTAAATGGCATTAAAGAAAAAATTTTAGAGTTAGAAAATAAAAGAGAAGAAATATATAAAACTCTTAGATCACTAAGCGAAAAATACGAGGAATTGGAGAAACTCAGGGAATCGGAGGTTCAAAGACTTCACGAGATGCTCCTCGAGACGGAGAAACAGGTGGAGAGGCAGAGGAGATTAAGGGGTATAATAGTGGATGCGGGTAGGCTTGCGAAGGAGGTTGAGACAACCATAACACAGTTCTCGGCGAAGAGGGAGCTATGGCAGAAGGTGGCTGCCGCTGAAAGGGGGTTAGAGAGGGTGAAGGAGATGGGAGAGGCAGGCGCCCTACCGGGATACCACGGCCCCCTCGAGGACCTTATAGGCTTCAGGCCTGAGTACCAGAGGGCGATAATAAACTCCTCGAACGGTTGGATTAAGGCCATAGTGTTCGAGGACCTGAACTCGGCTATGGGCTGTATAGAGCTGCTGAAGAGGACCAAGGTGGGCTTCGCCAGGTTCATCCCCCTCAAGGATATCCGGGGCTTGAGGCCTCTTCCAGAGCCCTCCGGGGAGGGGATAATTGGACCATTACCACGATTCATTAGATTCGATGAGAAGTATCTCCCAGCCATAAACCTCGTGTGGGGCGATGTCATCCTCGTGAGGGATGGTACCCACGCCCTGAGGATGGCTGAGAAGGGCTATAGGGCGGTCACCATCTCAGGCGACGTCTACGAGGCCGTGGGGGGAGTTATAGGTGGATACCACCAGAAACCTGAAGAATTATCTAAGATGATACCCAAAGAGGAGTCAATCAATGCTTTGAAAGATACAATAACTACATTGAGGGAAAGAATACTTAAAAGAATGAACGAGATAAGACTTTCAGGAAGTAGCCTTAGGAAATTTGTTGAGTTCGTGGAAGGTTCAAGAAGCAATATAAATAAAATAGAAGAACAAATGATGGAAATAAAGGATAATATTAATCGATTAGAAAAAAATTTGGATATTTTAGAGAAGAAAAAGGGAGAATTAGATCGCCAAATTAAAATGGAGGAAGAGTTGATTAAAACTTTAAGAGAACGCAGGGATAAGGTTATATTAGATGTAGATAAGGACAAATATGAAATTGTTAAGATAAGGGAAAATATAAAATCATATAATTTGGATGAGGCAGATAAAGAAATAAACGAACTTAGGCAAAAGATATCTCAATTGAAGGATGAAAAAAGTAAAACCAATTTAGATATTTCGATTTTAAATAGAATGATTAAAGAGATTTTAGAGCCAAAGATCTCAGAATTGGAGTATCAAATTAAAAGTTGGAAAGATGAGATTAATGCAATTTTAACAGAAAAAGAGGAAATAAGCGGTGAGATTAAATGGATATCTGAAAAAATTGTCGAAATTAATACAAAGATCCTTGATTCTGAATCAAAGATTAAACAAAAAAATGACTTAATTTTAAAGTATAAGGAGAAAATAGACAATTTAGAGCAAAATTTATCAATTGTGGAGAAAAATAGAGAGAAACTCCTCAAAATACATTATGAGCTAAAACTGGACTTGGAGAGGCTCCAGCTGGAGCTAGAACAGGGCCTCAGAGACCTAGGGAAACTGGGCTTCTCTGAAAAGGCTGGCGTGGAAGGGGTCGACCTTGAGGAGTTGGAGGGTAGATTGGAGATGATAAGAGCCGAGAGGTCCTCCTTGGGGGCTGTCAACAACCTTGCGGAGGCTCAGTACAACGAGTTTGTCGGAAACTATAAGCAACTGAGCATAAGGATAAATGAGCTGGAGGAGGAGAAGGCCTCCATCATAAGGTTCATCGAGGAGGTTGAGAGGGAGAAGCTCCAGCACTTCATGAAGGCCTTCCACGAGATATGCGAGAGCTTCTCCAGCATCTTCTCAAAGCTCACTGGTGGAGGCGAGGGAAGGCTTGAGCTTCAGAGACCGGAGAGCCCCTTCTCGGGAGGGGTGGACCTCTACATCCAGTTCCCGGGCAAGCCTATGAGGCTGGCGAGCGGGGCCAGTGGCGGTGAGAGATCCGTGGCAACCATCGCCTATCTTCTGGCAATACAATCCTTCCTGAAGGCACCCTTCTACCTCTTAGATGAGATAGATGCCCACCTAGACTCCGTCAATGTCTCGAGGCTCGCGGAGGTCCTGAGGGAGAGGTCCTCGGAAGCCCAGTTCATAGTCATCTCCCTGAAGGATGTCATGCTCCATGGGGCTGATAAGATCTACGGCGTATTCAATCCAGGAGATAGGAGTAGGGTAATAGCCCTTCCGATGGCCATAGAGGTGGTAAGCTAAATGGGCCAGGAGAAGCCCTTCTACCTTCGCCCGCCGTGGGAGGTCCTATTCAGCGAGAGCGTACTGGAAAAGATATCTCCCTGGAGCATCGACCTTGCCCAGATCCTCTCATCCCTCCTTGAGGAGATGAGTCGGGTCGGGCTGGACTTCAGGGTTGCGGGGATCGCAGTGAACTCCTCATCCCTCATATACCTAAAGAAGGCTGAACTCCTCCTAATAATGGAGGAGCCCCCAAAAAGCTCGCCCGAGGAAGAGGAGGTCTATGTTCCCCCTCCCCTGAGCCTCCCCTTCCGCTTCGAGCTATCCTCCTCCACGGTTTATGACCTGATTAATGCCCTAGAGAGGGTTCTATCCACGGTCGGGGGTGGGAGCCTCAAGGGTAGGATGCCGGTTCCAGTCGCTCCGATCCCGGAGCCTTTAGAGGATTATATCATAGAGATTGAGGAGGATATGGAGGGCCATCTTGAGGCCCTCCTCGAAAGGATCAGATCCCTTTGTGGAGGTGGGGAAGCCATCAGCTTAACATACCTTCTCAGGGGTAAGAGCCGCCTCGAGATGATAAGGGCCTTCATCTACCTCCTGTTTCTGGCTCAAAGGGGTGAGATACTGCTTGAGCAGGATGAAGATGAGAAAGATATTAAGATAAATCTTTTGGGTGTTAAAAAATGAATAAGAAAACAGTTTCCAAGATAGATAGGGAAATGGTTAAGTTGGAAGCGATCCTATACGCCTCTGGAAGGCCCGTTGAGATTGAAAAGTTGAAAGGCGTTTTAAAGACCAGTTCAAGGAAGAGGGTGATAAACCTCGTTAGGGGGCTGGCCAATATATACGAGGCTAGGGGTGGGGCTTTAATCATCGAGGAGCTACCTGAAGACATGGTAGCCCTGAAGGTCAGAGAGGAGTACTCTGATGTGGCTAGGGCATTCGCCTCAAAGCCGCTGCTAAAGCCTGGACCTCTAAAAACCCTCTCCTACATCGCATACCACGAGCCAGTCGAGGTTAGGGAGGTGGTATCAAGGCTGGGGAGTAGGGCCCAGTCACACCTAAGGACCCTTGAGGAGATGGCCCTCATAACAAGGGAGGAGGGTGATGATGGCCCCATCTTGAGGACGACTAGGTACTTCGCAGACTACTTCAGATTAGAGGCTGAGAAGGGGGATCCCAAGCAACAGCTCAGGCGTCTCTTCGAAGCTCTGAGGATCAAGAAGCTCGATAACGGGGATGGTCACAAGACATCCGCATCAGAGGAAACCAATGGGATGCCCCCTTCCACACCTGAGGCGATGACATACATTGCAGTAGGGCTCTCAAGAGGGCTTGAGGAGAGTGATACATCTCAAGCCCATTAACCTGCAAGAGCCTCTCAACCCCGAAGGTTTTCAAACCCTAATCATCTAGGTCGAGGAGCCCTAAGGTCCCCGGGGGGCAGCACACAACACCTTCAAGTCGAGAAAGGGGTTATCGGGTTGATCCTTACAAGGAGCGAAGACAGGGGCGTCTATTTATATTCCTCCATTTCCTAAGTTTTGAAAAAGCCGATGAGAGGGATACTGGTTGGCTTGGCATGGGGGTTTAACTAAGAGGAAGCCTTCCGGCGGAAAGAGGAGACCTTACAGGACCAAGAGGAGCCATGAGAGGGGTGGGCATCCCGTGGAGACTAGGCTCGGGGAGGCCGAGCTCAAGGTTGAGAGGAGGCGAGGGGGGCACATCAAGCTGAAGCTCATCTCCGGAGACGAGGTTAATCTCTCGGACCCAGCCACTGGAAGGACTGAGAGGCTCAAGATCCTAGGGGTTGTGAGGAATCCAGCCAGCGTGGACTATAACAGAAGGGGAATAATAACTAAGGGGGCTATCATCCGAACAGATAGGGGACTGGCCAGGATAGTCTCTAGACCAGGGCAGAACGGGGTCCTGAACGCGGTGATTCTGACCGAAGAATAACGGCGTCGATAGATCCTATGGAAGGGCTCTAGGGGATGAGGAAGAGAGGGAAGGTGATAATTTGGCCCTCATACCTCGAAGCCTCTCTATCCAGAGGAGATGGACGGAGGGTGCCTAAGACTCTCGCCAAGAGGGGAGTGACCGCCGAGGATATATATCGAGCAGCCCAAGAACTCGGATTAAACCCAGAACTCCAAAGGAGCGCAGCCTACCCGAGGATCCCGTGGAGGAAGACGGGCCTCGTGATGGTCGATAATAAAATGCCCAAGACAAGGCTCCTAAAGGAGCTGGCCCTGAGGATCCGATGAATTGGAAATATCCCATTATGGCCTTCAGGAACTAAAGAAGAGTTATAAGGGAGGCCCCTCTCTATGAGTCACGGCCTTCAGAAGGGATTCCATGAAACCCAGTAGGAGGCTTGGAATGGTCCTGCACATCTCCAGCAATAGTGGAAACCTGATCCTGAAGGCTGAGACGAGTGCAATTATAGGGGAGCCAGTAACAGACAGGGATAACAAAGTTGTTGGAAGGGTCTTCGACATTTTCGGGCCTGTCTCCAACCCGTTTGTCGCGGTGAAGCCGGAGCTGAATAGGCCAGAGAGGCTTGTCGGGAGGCCCCTCTACATCAGAAGGCCTGGGAGTAAGGGGGGTGGCTAGGCATTGAATGATTATGAGAAGGTTATGAGATGTAGTGAGTGCGGGAGCACGGATCTCATAAGGGACTATGAGCAGGGGGAGATCGTGTGTAGGCACTGCGGTTTCGTGGTCTCCTCGATAATAGTTGATAGGGGGCCCGAGTGGAGGGCCTTCGACGATGAGCAGAAGGAGAAGAGGACGAGGGTTGGAGCACCCCTCACCTGGACGATCCACGACCAGGGCCTCTCCACCATAATAGACTGGCATGACTCCGACGCCTATGGCAGGAAGCTAAGCCCTATGGAGAAGGCCAGGGTATACCGGCTCAGGAAGTGGCAGAGGAGATCCAAGGTCTCCGGGGCCACTGAGAGGAACCTGGCCTATGCCCTTGCCGAGCTGACCAAGGTAGCATATAAGCTGAGCCTCCCAACAAATGTCCTAGAGACGGCCTCCATAATGTACCGACAGATCGTCCGTCAACGCCTCATCCGTGGGAGGTCGATACAGGGGGTGGCTGCAGCCTCCATATACATGGCGTGCAGGCAGTGCAACGTGATCAGAACCCTGGAGGAGGTATCAAAGGCGGCCTCAATCTCAAAGAAGGAGGGGGGGAGGAACTATAGGTTCTTGATAAGGAGGCTGAGTACAAAGGTCCCCCCCGTCTATCCCCACAGCTATGTATCCAAGTTCGTTAACCAGCTGAGCCTCTCTGGGGCGACGGAGAGGATAGCGAGCAGGATACTTGATAAGGCCATAGAGCTCAAGCTCACAAGCGGTCGAGGCCCCGCGGGCATAGCTGCGGCCGCGACCTACATAGCGAGCCTGCTGATGGATGAGAGGCGAACCCAGGGGGAGATCGCCAAGGGGGCAAAGGTGACCGAGGTGACCATACGAAACAGGTATAAGGAGCTTACCCAGAAATTGAACTTCAAAATAAACCTCTAAATATAGGGTTCAAGTTGTATTTTATACATTTTCAAAAATAAAAATAAAATCATGTTATATACTTCTTTTCTGTTAGGTATCTATCTCCGCTGTCAGGCAGGACCGTTACTATGCGCTTTTGTCCTCCCAGACTCTTGGCCAGCTCTACGGATGCATAGACATTGGCGCCGCCCGAGACTCCGGCGAAGAGACCCTCCTCCTTAACCAGCCTATCTGACATGGCTATGGCCTCCTCGTTGCTAACTTGGATCACCTCGTCGAGCACCCCTCCATCAAGGATCTCCTCGATTATCCCCCCGGTCACCTCCTCACAGGCTCCTGGGACCCTCCTATACCCGTGCTTGAGGGGGTACTCCGCAGAGGAGGGCTCCACAGCGACTATTCTGACGTTCGGTATCCTGCATCTAAGAGCTTTGGCAACCCCCAATAGTGTTCCCCCCGTCCCGACAGAGGCCACGAAGGCGTCGACCCTGCCGAGCTGCTTCAGGATCTCCTCTCCAGTCTTTATATGGGCTGAGGTGTTGGCGGGGTTGCTGAACTGCCTAGCCCACCAGACCCTCGGGTTAGACCTCTCCAGGTTTAGGCAGGCCTCCCTTGTGGGTATCTCCACCTCAGCTCCGGCCAGGCTTTCCCTTGGGCCGCCTCTCAGCTTAACCAGGTGGACCTCAGCCCCAAAGCTCTCCATTATCTTGATCCTCTCCGGTGTTGTGCCCTCGGGCATGTAGATGGCGACCCTGTAACCTAGGGCCCTGCCCACCATGCTCAGGGCTATGCCGGTGTTTCCGGTGCTTGCCTCGACTATGGTGTAGCCTGGCTTGAGCCTCCCCTCCCCCTCAGCCCTCCTGATCATCTCGAGGGCTATCCTGTCCTTCAAGCTTCCACTTGGGTTCATGTACTCCAGTTTCACATAGATCTCAGCGTCCAGCCCCTCTGTGACCCTCCTTAGCTTGACTACGGGGGTCTCCCCTATCAGCTCCAATACGCTGTTTACTACCCTCAAGAAGGACCCCCCCTATGACTAAAATGTAGAGAAAGGTGGGTTTTAAAAGGTTCTGTTACCTTCTTGGAGGCCTTATCTCTCAGCTTTATGTAGGAGCTTGGCCAGCCTCGCCACCCTCGCACCAAAGAGCTTGCAGGTCTTCACCTCCTCCTCTCCAGGTGCTCCAACTGAGACTGGGCCGTAGTGATTTCTCCCCGATGTCCCCTGTATGACCATCCCGTGGATTAGGAGGGCCTCCAGAATCGAGATTATCGTCGTCTCGCCTCCTGAGTGGTTTCCACCCGAGCTTGCGAAGGCGCCCCCAACCTTACCTTCGAGTTTACCATGGTATTTGACCGACTCGTCTAGGAAGCGCTTGATCTTGCTCGATGGCTGGCCGTAGTAGACCGGGGAGCCTATGATGAGGCCGTCGACCCCTGGAAGAGCGTCCACCGACGCCTCATCAACCCTCCTCACCTCAACCTCGACGCCCTCGCCTCTCACACCCTCGGCGACTGCGTGGGCCATCTTCTCGGTGTTTCCCGTCCTAGAGTCATAAACTATTAGGATCTTCATCCCCATACCGCTGTCACATCAACTTAAAAGTCTATCTTCAGCGCCTTCCTCAGCGTAGACGCCCAGAACCCTCCCATAGTAGATAGTGTGGAAATCTCCTCGGGGATATATCTCCCTCTCCATGGCTGGATCTAGCTGCCCCTCCTTGACATCCACTTTATATGCTACCCTGCACTCGAAGTGGACTGGGCATTCCCCGATATAAGGGGTTCCTATGCTTATACCCCTCACGGCTGTCATTCCAAGCTCCTTAAACTTGTCCAGCTCCCTCCCTGATCTGCTCCCGCAGAACTCGAGCATCCTTTCCATCCCTCTGCCGGGAAGGCAGACCGTAAACTCCCCTGACTCCTCTATGAGCCCATGGGTGTACCTTGAACGCCTCACCGCCACCGCCAAGAATGGCTCCCTCCACATGGTGCCCAGCAGACCCCAGCCTATGGTCATCGCGTTGGGCCTTCCACCCCTACCTGCGGAGACTAAAAAGAGGCCATGTCCCCTCATTATTCTATAAGTCTCCTCGATGAAGTCGAGGAGATCGACCTTACGCCTATTCAAGCTATCCATCCTATAGTTTGAGATATAAAAACTTAATTAATTTTTGCTCAAATTAACTTGATTTTAGACTTTAGTTCTTCCCAACAGGGCCTATATAAGATGCTTATATGATCCTGATACTCTCAAGAGAGGGTCAAATTTTATATTTTATTTAACAATGTCTCACACATTCGGCATAGAGCCACCTATCAAAGAAGAAACTAAATGCTTAATATTTGAGCAATAACTAGTGCAGCTTTACTTAAAATAGAGAAAGGAAAAACCTGTTTTAAGTAATTTTGTACTAGTTATTGCAAATTGTTTCTTCATCATTAAAGCGGACGCAACAAAATCAAATGTTACAGTTGATAAATCATTTGACTGTTTTGAGATAGCTTCAATAAGTATCTCTGCTGCTCTACCCTTATCCGGAGAGAAACAAGCTCCCATAGCCGGACTTTCAGTGCTCAGAGTGGTGTAGTTGAGAATTGTTCTAGGTCAGCGGATTCTGTATGTAGCCTCAGCGGCTCACCTTCCTGCCGGCAATCAGATAGGTTTATATAATTGTTTCATCAATTTTAATTGAAATGAGCACAACAATTACAATTACAATTGAAACGAAGAGGCTATTAGAGAAGATTAAGGGAGAGCTCAGCTGGGATGATTTCCTGAGGAAGTTAACGCTAGACCTCATAAGTAAGGAGAGGGAGGATAATAGGAAACTTCTTATGGAGTTGTTGGAAGAGGAGCCAAAGAGAGTAAAATGGGCGAGAGAATACTGATCGACACAGATGTACTAATAGATTATGTTAAAGGAAAGACAGATCTTCCATTAGAGAATATTTACTTAATATCTGAGATAACTCTATATGAGTTTATTAGAGCGACCAAAGATCCTGAGAGAGCCAAAGAGTTACTCTCTAGAGAATTTATTATTATGTGGAATGATAATGAAATTCTTGAAACTGCAAGCCACCTTTATAGAAAGTTATCTGATGATGGATTGATGATTGAGGATGCAGATGTAATTATCGGCGCTACAGCAATTAGCAAAAAACTGAAATTATATACTAATAATAAAGATCATTTCAAGAGATTAGAGACCTTTGGATTAAAATTTTATGAATAAAATTTGTTTACTCAATTATTTATATATTAAGCTCAAGAAAATTAAATGAGGAAGTCTAAAGAAGAAAACATAAACGATTTGAAATGAGATCTTAGATTAGATTATGTAATGGCTTTCGACTCTCTCGAAGTCTCGGATCAGTTCTAGGTTCATGTCTTCTACTGCCTCCTCGTACTCCTCGATGTCTATATCCAGCCATGGCCCGATAACCGCTGCCTTGGTCACAGGGTGGTCCTTCCCAAAGTTCTCGGCTGATATCTGGTAGGTTAGGGCTCTGACCTCCCTCTCGTCTATGTATCCAAGGCTGTGAAGATATTCGTGGAGGAGGAGGGTGAATATATTGGCCTTGCTCCTCGAGTCCAATGGTCTCTTCATAAGTCGTCTATTGATGATTATCTCGTTCGTCCCTATTGGGTGGAATCCACCCACCCTGATGGGTAGGTTCCCCATGTAGAGCATGAGCCCCACCCTGTGGATCCCTAGGGTATTCTTCACCGCCCTCTTGACCAGGGTGAATAGCTCACCATAGCTCTGTGCCCTCTCGAACTCTGAGGAAAGCAGGGTTGATCCCCTCGTTTCTTCGATCTCTAGACTGCCTCCACCGATCTGACTCCTGGGACCCTTCTCCTGAGGTAGGTCTCCACACTCCATTTCAGGGTCATCTGGGACATGGGGCAGCCCATGCAGGCTCCCTTGAGCCTCACCTTCACGACATCTCCCTCGATATCGACGAGTTCTATGTCTCCTCCCTCGAATTGGAGGTGCGGGCGAACCTCTTCCAGGGCCCTCTCCACATCTTCTCTTAGAGTCATCTCTTTCATAGGAGTGGACCGGCATGGGTATATAAAGCTTGGTCACTAGTCTTCCAGGCGACTTAACTCTCTAACTTGGACAAATTAAGGAGTTATGAGAATCTCAACTGTCGAGGTGCCATCTTTATTTTATCCTGGTTCATCATTTATCAAGGGATGTGGATGAAGAAGATAAGCATCGTTGCAGCAGGGGACTCCCTCATCACCATGAGGCTCTCCATGCATTCTGAGCCTTCCTTCATGAGGCTTGTGGAGCTTGTTAGGGGGGCTGATGCTGCCTTCACAAACCTCGAGACTACGGTTCACGACTATGATGGCTACCCGGCCGCCGAGAGCGGTGGAACGTGGACCAGGGCCCCTAGGGAGGTTCTGGACGACCTTATGTGGATGGGTTTCAACATGGTCTCAACCGCCAACAACCATA
This genomic window from Candidatus Bathyarchaeota archaeon contains:
- a CDS encoding chromosome segregation protein SMC, with product MTYLTKIVLRNFKSFGGVTRLNLERGFNVITGPNGSGKSNIIDAVQFVLGELASRRMRASDLTELIYDGGGGQRATAAQVSMTLDNSDRSIPIDKPLVTVGRSIDRRGNSKYFLNGKRTSRRVLLDILGMAGISPGGYNIVLQGAATRLSDLTPQERMSSLKELIGISVYEEKKAEAERRLSEAERKIEVASARVDEVRKRVVELEGQRNDAVRYRLLVEEERELSAIKLSMRLCSLEERIGEVRKRLEGIEAELGAIEETREGLILEREKALSGWEELNRVDWEDEGLEALRSDFLEKSSQKAKIEARIKEIDSKKQGLQALIEEKSVELEKLRLEIKEKNEDFQRLIQIENQMGLDILEKEDRLKTMEEEIRKMKEDLDRSQKNVESLSESMVAKQEVLKGLEIELEKKLYNLNGIKEKILELENKREEIYKTLRSLSEKYEELEKLRESEVQRLHEMLLETEKQVERQRRLRGIIVDAGRLAKEVETTITQFSAKRELWQKVAAAERGLERVKEMGEAGALPGYHGPLEDLIGFRPEYQRAIINSSNGWIKAIVFEDLNSAMGCIELLKRTKVGFARFIPLKDIRGLRPLPEPSGEGIIGPLPRFIRFDEKYLPAINLVWGDVILVRDGTHALRMAEKGYRAVTISGDVYEAVGGVIGGYHQKPEELSKMIPKEESINALKDTITTLRERILKRMNEIRLSGSSLRKFVEFVEGSRSNINKIEEQMMEIKDNINRLEKNLDILEKKKGELDRQIKMEEELIKTLRERRDKVILDVDKDKYEIVKIRENIKSYNLDEADKEINELRQKISQLKDEKSKTNLDISILNRMIKEILEPKISELEYQIKSWKDEINAILTEKEEISGEIKWISEKIVEINTKILDSESKIKQKNDLILKYKEKIDNLEQNLSIVEKNREKLLKIHYELKLDLERLQLELEQGLRDLGKLGFSEKAGVEGVDLEELEGRLEMIRAERSSLGAVNNLAEAQYNEFVGNYKQLSIRINELEEEKASIIRFIEEVEREKLQHFMKAFHEICESFSSIFSKLTGGGEGRLELQRPESPFSGGVDLYIQFPGKPMRLASGASGGERSVATIAYLLAIQSFLKAPFYLLDEIDAHLDSVNVSRLAEVLRERSSEAQFIVISLKDVMLHGADKIYGVFNPGDRSRVIALPMAIEVVS
- a CDS encoding SMC-Scp complex subunit ScpB codes for the protein MVKLEAILYASGRPVEIEKLKGVLKTSSRKRVINLVRGLANIYEARGGALIIEELPEDMVALKVREEYSDVARAFASKPLLKPGPLKTLSYIAYHEPVEVREVVSRLGSRAQSHLRTLEEMALITREEGDDGPILRTTRYFADYFRLEAEKGDPKQQLRRLFEALRIKKLDNGDGHKTSASEETNGMPPSTPEAMTYIAVGLSRGLEESDTSQAH
- a CDS encoding 30S ribosomal protein S8e, with product MAWHGGLTKRKPSGGKRRPYRTKRSHERGGHPVETRLGEAELKVERRRGGHIKLKLISGDEVNLSDPATGRTERLKILGVVRNPASVDYNRRGIITKGAIIRTDRGLARIVSRPGQNGVLNAVILTEE
- a CDS encoding signal recognition particle protein Srp19 (binds to 7S RNA to mediate binding of the signal recognition particle protein Srp54), giving the protein MRKRGKVIIWPSYLEASLSRGDGRRVPKTLAKRGVTAEDIYRAAQELGLNPELQRSAAYPRIPWRKTGLVMVDNKMPKTRLLKELALRIR
- a CDS encoding H/ACA RNA-protein complex protein Gar1 — protein: MKPSRRLGMVLHISSNSGNLILKAETSAIIGEPVTDRDNKVVGRVFDIFGPVSNPFVAVKPELNRPERLVGRPLYIRRPGSKGGG
- a CDS encoding transcription initiation factor IIB, whose protein sequence is MRCSECGSTDLIRDYEQGEIVCRHCGFVVSSIIVDRGPEWRAFDDEQKEKRTRVGAPLTWTIHDQGLSTIIDWHDSDAYGRKLSPMEKARVYRLRKWQRRSKVSGATERNLAYALAELTKVAYKLSLPTNVLETASIMYRQIVRQRLIRGRSIQGVAAASIYMACRQCNVIRTLEEVSKAASISKKEGGRNYRFLIRRLSTKVPPVYPHSYVSKFVNQLSLSGATERIASRILDKAIELKLTSGRGPAGIAAAATYIASLLMDERRTQGEIAKGAKVTEVTIRNRYKELTQKLNFKINL
- a CDS encoding PLP-dependent cysteine synthase family protein; the protein is MRVVNSVLELIGETPVVKLRRVTEGLDAEIYVKLEYMNPSGSLKDRIALEMIRRAEGEGRLKPGYTIVEASTGNTGIALSMVGRALGYRVAIYMPEGTTPERIKIMESFGAEVHLVKLRGGPRESLAGAEVEIPTREACLNLERSNPRVWWARQFSNPANTSAHIKTGEEILKQLGRVDAFVASVGTGGTLLGVAKALRCRIPNVRIVAVEPSSAEYPLKHGYRRVPGACEEVTGGIIEEILDGGVLDEVIQVSNEEAIAMSDRLVKEEGLFAGVSGGANVYASVELAKSLGGQKRIVTVLPDSGDRYLTEKKYIT
- a CDS encoding NAD(P)H-dependent oxidoreductase yields the protein MKILIVYDSRTGNTEKMAHAVAEGVRGEGVEVEVRRVDEASVDALPGVDGLIIGSPVYYGQPSSKIKRFLDESVKYHGKLEGKVGGAFASSGGNHSGGETTIISILEALLIHGMVIQGTSGRNHYGPVSVGAPGEEEVKTCKLFGARVARLAKLLHKAER
- a CDS encoding flavin reductase family protein — protein: MNRRKVDLLDFIEETYRIMRGHGLFLVSAGRGGRPNAMTIGWGLLGTMWREPFLAVAVRRSRYTHGLIEESGEFTVCLPGRGMERMLEFCGSRSGRELDKFKELGMTAVRGISIGTPYIGECPVHFECRVAYKVDVKEGQLDPAMEREIYPRGDFHTIYYGRVLGVYAEEGAEDRLLS
- a CDS encoding type II toxin-antitoxin system VapC family toxin, producing the protein MGERILIDTDVLIDYVKGKTDLPLENIYLISEITLYEFIRATKDPERAKELLSREFIIMWNDNEILETASHLYRKLSDDGLMIEDADVIIGATAISKKLKLYTNNKDHFKRLETFGLKFYE
- a CDS encoding NifU family protein, whose translation is MTLREDVERALEEVRPHLQFEGGDIELVDIEGDVVKVRLKGACMGCPMSQMTLKWSVETYLRRRVPGVRSVEAV